Within Populus trichocarpa isolate Nisqually-1 chromosome 6, P.trichocarpa_v4.1, whole genome shotgun sequence, the genomic segment TTAGTTTGTGCAAGGTTACAAATACAATTCTGCTTCTCCTGGTTTTCCTTTTGGACATGGCCATATTATAACGTACCATGTTATACTGTTATTTCCACTAAAGCATATTAATCACCACCATGTTTTACAAATTGTTGTTTCTCTGGTATGCTGTAActatttgtttgaaaattggAAACTATGCAGGTTACCACAGCATGTGTAGACGTTGTACCTCTATTTCTTGGAACAGGTTTTGACTTTCAAATAGATGATGAGGAATTGATTGTCTCGTGTTCTCCCTCATTGCTAAGAGACAGGAAGAGCCGAACTGAACTGACAGTTTGCCTGCAGCATATTCCTACTGGCATAAGTGTTCAGTCTTCAGGTACTCAATTTTGTACCAGAATCTTCTGCATTTTAGTCTAGGGCTTGAAATTACTCTGTTTGATATGGAAAACTTTCAAAGTGGAAACTTTTAGCAGCTTTGCAGTCgaagttttttttagtgaaacaGGCACCGCCTGTGTTAGGGTAAAAGCTGAGatgaaaaattcaaatgttGAAAGGAATGCAttctagttattttaatttccctcgctttaaattttcatggaaaaaaatgaaaagaaaggttTTAAAATCCGTTGTCCAGTTATGTGATTTTTCAGATCTTGGTCTTTATTCCTAGTTACCTGTGTGCAAATGAATCACATACAAGTGGTAACAATGATTTTAATTACCAGGTTGTAGGCACAggaaattatgatattttgctCATTTGCACATGACATGCtaattaatgaaagaaagaaaaaaagaggcgCGTGTATTGGAGGCACAGATAAAACTTGTTCAAGCTTTGTCTTGAGCTCACTTTTGAAAGTGTAAGAGCTCATGATTGAAGAATTAATCACTTCTAAACCGCCTTAACCTCTGTCTTCTCTTCCAGACTTTCTCTGATGGGCACGGTTCAATTCGTGAAGTGATATTGTCATGTTCATTTTCACATGCAAATGCCAACCAGCCAGTTCAACCTTTCTCAATGCAATACTATATATTTGTAATTGTCTTTATTTGTTTCAGtgtgctctataattatttcaattagcTTATAAGAAGGGATTAAAAATGGCTATTTTTATTTGCAGGTGAGAGGAGCCATTTTGCAAATAAGGTGAAGGCTCACAACAGATTGAAAGCCAAGCTTCTTGTGATTGCAGAGGAGCAAAAGGTCTGCGATGTGAGTAGCATCAGGAGAGCTGACATTGTGGATGAGTGGCAAAAAGAGACCAGGAGGTATGTGTCTCAACCGTACAAGCTAGTACAAGATGTAAGAACGGGCATTGAACTGCCTGACCTAAACTCTATTTTGGATGGAAATATCAATACTCTTATCGGAGCCCATATTAATATTAGACATACAGAATAATTTTGCATTGCTATCATAGCTTTGTACTTAAATGAGACCATTTTTGTTACCTATCATGTGATTTTGATTCTTTCGAACTCTAAAATTGAGCAATATCCCCTGCCCATTTTAGgcattgaaacaaaaaaatggcAATCAAATATCACTGAGGATCTTTTAAGCCCATAATTGTAAACTGCAAATTAAGGGAGAAAGGGCTTTAGTTTACAAATATTACATTGCATGTCCAACAATAAAATGATCCATATGATTTGCCAACTTCATCAGATAGAAAATACTGTATTTCAAGTTTTAGCAGGATGCCTGTTAATCAACAACGAACAACATCATGCAGTTGTTTCATAGTATATGCATACAAGAGGAGGCTATTCGATCAAATCAAGCGTCTTTGATCTGTTAAGAAATTATGGAAGGAgcaaattgagaagaaaattaCATCTCAGATGTAATTTTCAAAAGAGCCTTGCATTTAGTTGTGCCCCTATGGAAAGGTTTGATGGCCCAAACCACTTTTTAGCAGTGTTATGAAATCGCTTCATATGCATAGTGAATGTgcattttttttaggaaaaaaaacacagtgaATCCGATCAATTACTGTAACTGGGAACTGGTCCGTTATAGTAATATGATTCACTCTTCTAGACTCTGTTCAGAACCTTAAATACAATTCTATGATCATGATTTCTTTTAGGGGGTAATCCTCATGGTTTTTTAAATACACCTCGTGATAACGTGGTAACGCAACTTACaatcaagattaaaatttgattttaaaatgccaaaaaagATCTGATAGGAATGTGACataattattaacatgtttcAAGACACAAGTGTTATTGTAATTCAATCAAATGACACCACAAAACGagttaatatagttttttcaagAACTAAATAATACAAGAATCACTCTTATACATTAAGCATTATACATTAAGCATTTCAAGAACTAAATGATGCAAGAATTACTTTTACAGTCTCAGTAACTTCCAGTTCAAAGCAACTTCATTTCATCATCCCGAAGATTTAACAATTGATTCATCTGTAACCAGTTTAGCTGTCCTGGCATACAAATTACCCTCCCTATCTCTTTATCTTCCCGAGTTCCGAActtcttgtgtgtgtgtgtgtgtgtgtgtgtgtatcagaACCCCATTTCGTCCATAACATCTGAAAGAGAGAAGGGTGTGAGAAGGGTGTCTAAATCAGAATATTGTTTCAAGTGGACGGTACTATATATGTGTATCAGCTTTGGCCATAACATCTGAAAGGAAGAAGTGTGTCGAGCATCAGAGCCGGATTCATCTGTTTATATAAAAGTTTCAGATGGAACCCCATTTCTAAGTGCATGGAACGGATGGTAACAGGCATTTCATTTTATTGATAGTCTTGGTCGGGGATTCTCAGTCCTTTGATACTTCTTAGTGCTATATCGATATGCATGCATGTTAGCAGCTGGCTAATAAACCTCTCTTATCttccaaagaaaaataatggcgTCCGTCAATCTAAAAAGATCAAGGGATGTAAGTGGTGAAAGGCGCGAGAGGAAAAACGACTGCGCTAACGAGGCAAGGCCTAACGAAGTTGAGTGGCAAGCTGGTGGGTGGTCAAAGTCTTAATTATAAATGATAGcttagagagagagataatGGAGCAAAAGGTGATCAAAAGTCAACCAAAAGCTCGTTTACAAGGGATAGTAATGGTTTGGAAATTAGTTCTGTATGCTTGGATTTTCAGAAAGGAGGAGCATGTTCTTCCATAGGAAAGGCGTCTGATGATCATGGGGCTGGCTCAGGTCTGCTTTGAGAAAACGCATGGTTTATAGCATCTGATTTGGAAAGAAAAGTACAGTCGTCCCCAAGCCTGCAAGATCCACCCTGAATCTTGCTTGATGCTTGCTAGAATTGCCACTGTCAATTCTTTAATTCCAATGAACACGGACGTACTATTTGGGTCCCCTCCCCTTAATTCGCAACGCAGGGTTCCTTACCCCTAATCCCAACTCCATAATCACCAGCCATTAGCCAATCAattctcatcattttctttaaaaaaatttaacaagcGCCTGGGATACATATGAAAAATAtccttggtttttgttttttttttgttttttgattcaatcaattatttcttgaatcatgaaatttcaaattcaatatagagattagttaaaatataaagGAACTTAATTGATCGCGGAAGAGGTAATTTTTcatatcatagttattaaacttcaTCAGCCCAATAAATCTAACtagaaaaccatttttttttttctgggttagTCCTCGGATCGGCTTTTACAACTAATTAAACCTAATAAACTCGGTTTCCATCTTCCTCGggtaaaaacaaggaaaaaactCTCATCATTCATTTTaccaaattaatttaagaacCGGAACTTGGGCAAATTAGAATGGCatacatataatatatttatttatttattggattcTTTTTGTTTCATAGATTAGGAATAACAAAACACACAATCTATCATTATCTCTTAATtaatccacacacacacacaccatctGGACTAGCTTCAGATGGCAATTCCTGTAGCATTCCAGTACTTGAGGATATTGCTGTCCAAGCTTCGGCATGCTAGTCTCTTCTTTATTGACATTTGCATTCTGGTGATCtacaagggataaaaaaaaattgaattgagcATAGAAAGCTAGTTAATtactcaataaataataattaatatgctttttttctcaatttctatTCCATGACAATCATCCCTATTTTactaattataaaatacaaaaagatacGTCCTTgggaattttgttttattaagaaaatgcaaaaatttcaatttctttggGATTTGTTCTTTTCGGAACCATTTATTTCGTGCCTGTTTGGTatcaattgctttttaaatttttttatttatttaaaaatacattgaaattatatattgttttattttaaatttttatttttgatatcaactaatcaaaataatataaaaatataaaaaaataataataaataacctATTTAGCTGGGGTCAAACACCTAGTGTAATACTAATAATTGTAGTCTAGGGAAATTCATAAAACTCACGGTGGTGGCCGTGGCATTGGCGGATAAACAATTATAACATCATCTTGACGACGAGGACGAGAACGACGAgaacgacgacgacgacgacgaggGACACTAGCACTCATTAGCAACACACCCTGTAAAAGAAGTCATGGTTTATCGAATTGCTAGCTCAATGCTTACATCCATAGAAGCTAAAAAACAGGTCTATATTGTTCATGGGCAGGATTATAACTCTGATCCATGCAATGACTTAACTGTAAAAGGATCTTGTCTCCCATGGTCGTTGTCATCATCGTCGTCGTAGTCCTCGTCGTCGTCATCCTGCAAAACAGCACGGTATAAGTAGTCAGTAAGTTATAGATTGTTGTTGGGATGAGGCCTAAGTGATTCACCTGTTCGAGCCCCTCAAGGTTGACTAGACGAAGTGTATCATCGTTCTTGACCCCGCAATGTTCAAGGATATCCGTGTCGAGCAGCAACCGGCtatcataatataaatattgcTGCTCAATAGGAATCCCTtctgtttctttgattttggcCTTGACGCTCGAGATGTTATCTGTGCTCGCCACGTCCAGAGTGATTCGTTTGCCTCCAAGTATGATGTCCACGGTGATCTGCATAGCTGCTAGGAGCCTGAGAACAAAGACCAAATATAGATAGTAAAATCCTGATGATTATTAGAGTAATTAGCAAATGATTTGGTTTAAATATCTCTTTTCTTGAAGAGGGATTTTAGTGCTTATGAGCTAATTTGATTGATAGAATGGATTCATGAGAGGCATGGTTTTTGTAGGTAGTCTGAGTATTTTCCTTGTGCTTAAGCTAGcttgaacaaaaaaagagaatttttagGTCAAAAGCAATGGCATccgattcaaaagaaaaaaaaaggttaaatcaTGGCATGGAAGATATATACTACTCCTGATCATGTGAAAAATTTCAAGTATAAATTCTTCACGTAAAATCGGGGTTCCTTTCCAAggttatttgattgattgattgtatTATATATAGTGGCGAATAAGAAGCTTCTATCGGCGAGGCGATGTCTGATgggaaaatatatcaaataatcataaaaaaaattattgttaggtGCAGCTGGTCActaatagatttttatatatcaGCACACTCTCGTGAGCAAACTTGATATTTAAATGGTTGAATATcttacaggtttttttttttaaaaaaaaagtagatttgagttttaattaaaagaaaagagatacaataatagattttaaaaagcttAGTGCGTAGGTAAAAATAGATACACCACACTACCTTTTTTCTACAATTAATTTtgcataaaaacaaatgattcgAGATATCTGAACAAATCTtgtcataaaattaattttgtatataaaTTAAAGTTCGAGGGTTCAGAttccttttatattcttgaatatgaccaatatatatatatatatatatattctagatGTTATT encodes:
- the LOC7496106 gene encoding uncharacterized protein LOC7496106 → MQITVDIILGGKRITLDVASTDNISSVKAKIKETEGIPIEQQYLYYDSRLLLDTDILEHCGVKNDDTLRLVNLEGLEQDDDDEDYDDDDDNDHGRQDPFTGVLLMSASVPRRRRRRSRRSRPRRQDDVIIVYPPMPRPPPSPECKCQ